The nucleotide window tttattttaaaatataacacatttaatgatttcaaaattcataaacattaatatttcattatttatgtacatcacatttgaaacttaaatacatagaaaataaaacttaactataagttctttacattatttatttacatagatACTTCACAATCCCAcgtattaaactattccatcattgatcaaatgactaatatttccttcagatcctcaaagaaatcagatacatcataatgagtggtggagttctcagcatcatttgaaacaaaatttgtttcctttcttttgtcgtactttttcaaagatgcctggtaaagatcgactaggtgccttggggtacgacaggtacgtgaccaatggccctttccaccacaacggaaacacttatcctctgttgatttattctgcccgatattcctttctttatcccacttatggtgagatcctctcttttgaacataattctttttccttccataatttttcttgttattaaaagcttgccatttacctcttctggggtaatgatttgccgcatttacctcaggaaatggggcggcgccagcaggacgcgcttcatgattttttaataacaactcattgttgcgttcagcaacaagaaggcaagaaattaactcagaatattttttaaaccctttttctcgatactgctgctgcaggagcacattcgaggcatggaaggttgagaaagttttctccaacatatcatgatcaTTTATTTTTTCCCCACACAATTTCATTCGGGAGGTGATTCGAAANNNNNNNNNNNNNNNNNNNNNNNNNNNNNNNNNNNNNNNNNNNNNNNNNNNNNNNNNNNNNNNNNNNNNNNNNNNNNNNNNNNNNNNNNNNNNNNNNNNNNNNNNNNNNNNNNNNNNNNNNNNNNNNNNNNNNNNNNNNNNNNNNNNNNNNNNNNNNNNNNNNacagatctgcaggatcttttaatgtgggatattcatttttcaatccttcgtcaagatgacgacgaaggaaaatcatggctttggctttatccttctgggatgcattattttcagccttaatggtatctccaatatccattgaatcaagatggatttcagcatctaatatccatgataaataattgttttaagactctagtattaaaataattagctcaataatatttatatatatataataatattatatgttgtattgtgtatatatatatacaaagatagaaagaagtattaaaaacaaaaagagacagaattgcatttgtttattgttactatctcaatataataaagatgattaatattgctattaatattatatgtaaagagtaatagaaaatagaatttaaaatacttataaaataaaagaagaaaaaaaattgtagtAGAAATATAAGGAGAAGAGTATTTGATTGTAACATGAagagaaaatagatttttttattacttgcttATGTTGCTATCTAAAGCCTAAGATCATTCCTCTATTTATACAAATTCAAGGTTCACATTTTCAAAGGTTGGAAAGCATGCACCGCACATTCTTAAATGCATGTACTTTCCAAGAGTGCTTGCTGAGTAGACATAGAATGGATATGGACATCCATATcgtaacaaattttattattttttcaccaTATACAAAACTCATTTTGATACTAAGTCACTAAATCCATAatctaattatcttttaaaaaaaatcatatctgtTCTCCAAATTAAAATCATTTGATACAAAATTTAATCGATATTCctatcaaaatcaaacaaaattcaagCGAAACAATTGTGAATTGGTTTGAATTCAATATGCCTCTTCTAAAACTGTAGGTGGTTCAATTTTAATGCCAAAACTTATTGATTAGTTTTGGTTTGTGTCTTCTTTGAAAtaatagtaaaagaaaaaagcatTGAATTGAATCGCATactttacaaaatttataaaaaaaaaaaaaactatttaagTACACTTGTAACCTTGTTTTTAAAACATTTAACTTCAAAGCTCATCATGTTCATCATCACTTTCCGAATGGCCATCGGCATGAACTGTGCTGTAGAAAATAAATTCATGATCAAGCATTTCTTCCAGTGATAATTTTCCATCTTTATTGTCATCAGCCTACATCAacaatataattttgaatattcaaaataaataagtaaataaacgGTTTTTCTTGTTATTGTAGAAACTGAAAGATCATATAAatcatgtaaaatattttatattattattttaatttaatttatttttttagataaataattaatataaaaaataattatttttattaatataattttacgtgattgaatatttatattgatcgtaaatcaaaactaaattattttaaaaatgcaCAAGTTCATAAAAATAACTAACCTCATTCATTAAATAGTAGGTGTAATATTTAGCATAAGCTAGCTCTCCTGGGTAGAGATAAGGGAGTATTGGTATTAATTCTTCCGGTGATAAGAATCTGCCaaatatataatgataataaggataactttaattattagtagagtaattaatattaaagaataaaggaagtatttagaatgaaaaacataaaGACGTACTGGTCCTTATTCACATCAAGCTCAGAAAACTTGTCCTTTGCATTGGGTACATTTGTTCCATTACTTTCAAAGTCCATATAACTTTCGTATGTCACATATACATGGTCTTCAAattctttgaaatcaagtttccCATCGGTTCCATCATCAATGCGCCTGTATTCAAataaaacattatttttttagttaaaaattattaaatgataatttaattaagtatCATTTAGTAGTTCTTACTTCTTATTTATTATCTTCATATAAAATTGTATAAGTATTCATTATAAAGTCTGATGACTAGTCATTATATGAAAATGTCTTTGGATAAAGATGATAGCTGATAATtcttagataataatttaagtaaaatgatttaattattctcacatattgttttatttttgttgttgaagctgtcttcaaaattattatttttgtttctccTTCATAAAGAAATTTTAAATGAGATAATGTTCAATTCAGTCTTTTAAGTTTATTAAAACggtttttgatttttgaaaataatcaaattagtctctaaaaaaCTAGTTTGATGAAGGCtgataattttaaaaaccaaaTTGAAAATTAAGATGGTAAGAATGCTTACTTAAGTCTATCTCGTAACAACCATTTcaacatattttgattttcactATCTTCAGGGTGCAAAAAGCTGCAATACATGAGTAAACCAGAACAATTTCAAATGGTGTATGTAACACATAGAAGAATATTGAAATAatgaaagatgaaaaaaaaaggagaaataaTACTCTCTAAGCTCTGTGAAGTTGAGAACTGCATTGTGATCAATATCTGCAGTATTAAATTTCTCCATCCACCATCCTGCTTCACCATGCCCCATCTCTCTTTTCTctgtttcataaaaaaattgcattcttaaacttattttcaatttatattaaGTCATTGATCATGTTTATATCTACAACAAGTTATTATAAAgaagtaaaatacaaaattaaatgaTCAACCTTTGAGGTTTTGACTTAGATCTCtcacatttttaaaattatcattaGAAGTCATATATATTCATATCTTTAACTTATTCTCTCTGTTTTGTCTGATTACTAAGAACCAAATGATAGTAAAAACTTTTGTATCATAATATTAGGAAAaactttcatatttttaattgcAACCACAGTCACATTATACATAACCAACTACAAAATCTTAAGAGAACTATCACTACAAAATCTAACTATTGTGGTGAGAGATCTAACatgcaaaaaaattttcaaagtgtGAACTCTTTTTATGAGTCTCATAACACATATACATGAACGTGATCATACATGGTTATGATTATTTTGTAATTGCAATCGTTTCGTAGAACATTAAGTTTTGTGAGCataaaattttgcataaaaagcAGATTCTTTATTGTGATTACataacaaacaaaattttatgatttagagTTGATTGCAACCACAATGACACTACGAATTTGAGggcaatattattattttagatagaAATTAatgtgcagtcgacttcacataaagttgataattaagagctattagatgaaaatttagttaaatcatcaaattatatAACGACTTAGGAGGCATAAATAAACTTTCTGTCATAACTCAGGGGCATAATCGATAAAAAATTACGAGCAGTTATCTTCTTATGAAGTTAATAGTTCAGGACCATTAGATAATTGAAGGTGTTTGATTTTAATGATTTTCGACTATCAACTTGGCATGAAAATAACTGCACGGCTAGAAAAGATGAAAAGAAAGATACCTATATCGTTCTGAGAAAAATTAGGCAGATACTCTCGGAAAGAGAGAGCTGAATCTTGATCCATGTCTTTGGAATCCAACTCAGCCTGCGTGACATAATCCAACCTCTCCATGGCTCGTTGCGTGATCCAAGCCTGCAATTCATTGAAACTAACGGCACCANNNNNNNNNNNNNNNNNNNNNNNNNNNNNNNNNNNNNNNNNNNNNTTCCGGCCGACGTCAGATACTGGTAGGTGTCCGCAACATCCTTGACTGATGAGCTGTTGTCTAAACTCCGAGGAGGATGCGTCTTGATCTTCACCATGAGAGGATCAAAGTACGGTGCTCGATCTTGTAGCATAAACCCTAGCCTCCGGTTAAGGCGAGCATTGGGTTCCTCGTTAGGGTTACATGGTGAAAAGACTATGAAGCCCAATATGGCGGTGGCTATCAAGAGATAAACCACCACCTTTGACATGCTTAATTTTCCAACTTCAatcaagagagaaaagagagaaaggaaTATTACTATTCTTTTGGGAGGGAAAAACGGTTATTCATGGTTAGAATTAGTTACTTGCAGTTACAGGTACATAGATAGACCAATCTCTGTGTTAATTAATGGCTCTAATTATTTAGTAATGCTACATATTAGCCTGTCATTAGTATTTGGACTCACCAAGAATCTATCTATTCTTCCATGATTCATTGCTTGGATattgttttaaaattgataaaacaaaaataaaaataaacgttACCAACTCTTTCAATCGTCAAAGGGTATGAGTTTGTCCCACGTTTATActacaaatatttatatttttaatataaaaatattatttgtatattaaaatcagttattatctatttttgtataaatatatgtataatttaatttatttttaatgtgtattttacattaataactgattttgatGTATGCTgaacataattatttttaagggTAATTTACCAATTTAAAACAATTGGTTGAATCCTTTACCAGATTACAACATTTGGAAATTGCATACCATTTTgtcttgtttaattttatatagaAACCGTGGGAGGCAACCACGGTTTCCAAATCAACATAAACCGTGGCAGGTAGCCAGGTTTTATGAGGAAATCATGTTGAGTGTAAACCGTGGTAGGCAGCCACGGTTTACGTGAAGAAAGTGCTAagcataaaccgtggtaggCAGCCACGGTTTATGAGAAAATGGTTTCGCACATAAAACCCTAGAGGCAGCCACGGTTTATGAGTGTGCAGTATAAATAGGAAAGCCGTGGCTGGTGAGGGCGGATCATTTGTGACATTTGAAAGTAAGGAGAAGGTTGGTGGGTGAGagaggaaaaaaattttttttttggttaagtTGATTGTTTGAGAAGTTGAACCGGTTTAGTGGAGAACCAATGGAAAAAGAAGACCAGATGTACCGGTTAAATGGCGTTGCGCATGTGGCTGGATTTATCGACCAAGAGGTTGGTTAAACCggctttttattattaatttttgtttaatgttgttattattaatggtaaatgttaaattaatattttaacagTTATAATAGAATTTTTTGCTGTTATCATGATAGtgagttttttatatttattaaatttgtaatttttgttattggtagaattaattttttagttttaggtGTTAGTAATATTGTTagtgttatttttgttgttcttgttatgcttagggttttttattgatattactGTAAGTTGTTACTGTGGTTGTCTGTTGAGAGTTCGCTATCTATCTTTTTACAGCCTGCTAGGGTTATTAGTGGTGTGAGAAGACAACAGAATATGCCTTTACACGAGCGTATCATACCGTATCTAGAGACGGCGGGCTTATATCACTTGGCTAGGCTGAACAGTCAGTGGTTCTGGGTTGATGAGCCTCTACTTAGCGCATTCATTGAGAGGTGGCGTCCTGAGACCCACACATTTCACATGCCCTTTGGGGAGTGTACACGTAGGCGTATCGGCACACGTACTACGGATCGAGATTGGCGTTGGCTGGCCGACCAGTTAGAGGAGGAGCAGGTTGTTGGTGATCATGGAGGTGATGTTGATCATCGTGTTCCTCTACGTAGGGCCAGACGACATGGTCAGCGGGATGGTGGTGGACGGGCCCGTGGTAGAGGACCATCCGGAGAGTATCACAGTGGTCAGCATGCTGTTGGTAAGGACTTTGGTGGTGTGGCCAGAGGGATGGATCAGGGTACGTTTGAGGTGGGGGGTTCTTCTCAGATGTTCCAGAGTGGTGACACCCAGGCGTTCGCCGACTTTACTACCGCGGCCGTCGGTATGGACATTGATGATCCTGTGAGTCAGTCAGAGTTCTTCAGAGATATAGCAGACATCTTGGGGGAGGATGATGGCACTCATTATAGGCCACAGATGGATGAGGTACATTCACAGTTTGCCGAGCACCAGCCACATGTTCAGGATGTATAGCCAGCTTTGCCGGTTGACCTGAACGAGCCTGCAGCTTCACCATCGGACCCATGGTTCGCGTTAGGAGGTACCCCAGCTTCGGCTTTCAGCGTAGTTCCTCCTCAGGCACCGGTGCCACAGGTGGATCAGAGACCGAGGAGGGTTCGTCGTGCTCCTTTATGTGGCACTGGAGGTCACCTTATTGGTCAGTTGGACGATGATGACAGTGACACGATTGAGGACTCTGATTAGTTAGCTATGTATTTTCCATTTTTATATGTACTTTCTTTCATTATGTTGTTGGATTAATGTTTAAACATTTATTCTGTTTTCCGATGTTGTATCTGATTGCGATGTATCTGACTATTAAGTATGATTAATGATGTAGTCGTTTCGAGTTTTTTTGTGTAAACAATACAATGACATTAACACTAAATTAAGCTGTCTTAATTTTTCTACTAAACAAACAAATATTCTTACATCACGATACAGAAACATATGAATAACACCAATGCTATTTATAAGACAGAAATTTAACTTACATGAATAACCCAACAACAACCTAAATAATACATCCTAATTATCCCCGCCAGCAATATTTGTTCGCTGGCCACAGTTCCTACGCGTATGACCTGGCTGTCGACAGAGGCCACAGCGCTTGGGCTGGTTCTCAGCAGATCGATCCATGGCACCGCGGATCCTAGTTGCCTTCGGACGACCTTCCCTTGCTCGCCTCATGTTAGGATCAGGAATGATAGTTGGCCCGGCATATAGTGGCCATAGGCCTTCTGGTATGGGCGGAACAAACCCGTGACTGTAAACTTTGAACACCTCACTCATA belongs to Arachis duranensis cultivar V14167 chromosome 8, aradu.V14167.gnm2.J7QH, whole genome shotgun sequence and includes:
- the LOC107463459 gene encoding LOW QUALITY PROTEIN: uncharacterized protein LOC107463459 (The sequence of the model RefSeq protein was modified relative to this genomic sequence to represent the inferred CDS: inserted 1 base in 1 codon); the protein is MSKVVVYLLIATAILGFIVFSPCNPNEEPNARLNRRLGFMLQDRAPYFDPLMVKIKTHPPRSLDNSSSVKDVADTYQYLTSAGXXXXXXXXXXXXXXXXGAVSFNELQAWITQRAMERLDYVTQAELDSKDMDQDSALSFREYLPNFSQNDIEKREMGHGEAGWWMEKFNTADIDHNAVLNFTELRDFLHPEDSENQNMLKWLLRDRLKRIDDGTDGKLDFKEFEDHVYVTYESYMDFESNGTNVPNAKDKFSELDVNKDQFLSPEELIPILPYLYPGELAYAKYYTYYLMNEADDNKDGKLSLEEMLDHEFIFYSTVHADGHSESDDEHDEL